One Vitis riparia cultivar Riparia Gloire de Montpellier isolate 1030 chromosome 4, EGFV_Vit.rip_1.0, whole genome shotgun sequence genomic window carries:
- the LOC117913384 gene encoding cytokinin dehydrogenase 7, giving the protein MIACLEQRFLPDSEAETRADDDVSSLCKALELNGSIDCGSVGVASKDFGGLYAVKPLAFIRPSGADDLVRVVSAAARSSNLTVAARGNGHSINGQAMADRGLVIDMRTMEERIEVVSCGGAGYVDVSGGALWEDVLKRCVLGFGLAPRSWTDYLGLTVGGTLSNAGISGQAFRYGPQTSNVTEMEVVTGKAETLVCSETQNPEIFFAILGGLGQFGIITRARVLLQPAPDMVRWMRLVYAEFDAFSRDAEILVTRPEGDSFDYVEGFVFVNSSDPVNGWPSVPLTPEQRFNSGRVPRTAGSVLYCIEVALHYKSSDHASTVDMAVSRMLEGLGFIEGLEFHVDVGYMEFLLRVKRVEEDARANGIWDAPHPWLNMLVSKRDIADFDRTVFKKILRDGVGGPMLVYPLLRRKWDDRTSVVIPEGEIFYLVALLRFDPAYSKDSVVEKMVAQNQEIIQCCMKNGFDFKLYLPHYQSEEGWKRHFGNRWTRFVERKARFDPMAILAPGQKIFSRSRQP; this is encoded by the exons ATGATAGCGTGTTTGGAGCAGCGATTTTTGCCGGATAGTGAGGCGGAGACGAGAGCAGACGACGACGTTTCGAGTCTCTGCAAAGCGTTGGAGCTCAACGGGAGTATCGATTGTGGGTCTGTTGGGGTCGCCAGTAAGGATTTCGGAGGTCTGTATGCTGTGAAGCCTCTGGCTTTTATCAGGCCGTCAGGCGCCGACGACTTGGTGAGGGTGGTTAGCGCCGCCGCTCGGTCATCGAATCTGACGGTGGCGGCGAGAGGTAACGGCCACTCGATCAACGGTCAGGCGATGGCTGATCGAGGGCTGGTGATTGACATGAGAACCATGGAGGAGCGGATTGAGGTGGTGAGCTGTGGCGGCGCTGGTTATGTCGACGTCTCCGGAGGGGCATTATGGGAAGATGTGTTGAAACGCTGCGTTTTGGGGTTCGGACTCGCGCCCAGGTCGTGGACCGACTACCTCGGGTTAACCGTCGGTGGCACGTTGTCTAACGCCGGCATTAGCGGCCAGGCCTTCCGTTACGGCCCTCAGACTTCGAACGTAACTGAGATGGAGGTCGTCACCGGAAAAGCCGAAACGCTGGTGTGCTCTGAAACCCAAAACCCAGAAATCTTCTTCGCGATTCTCGGTGGACTCGGCCAGTTCGGAATCATCACCAGAGCTAGGGTTTTGCTACAGCCAGCACCGGACATG GTGAGATGGATGAGGTTGGTGTACGCCGAGTTCGACGCGTTCTCGCGCGACGCTGAGATTCTCGTGACTAGACCGGAGGGTGACTCGTTCGATTACGTGGAAGGTTTTGTCTTCGTCAACAGCTCCGACCCGGTTAACGGTTGGCCGTCAGTGCCACTGACTCCTGAGCAGCGGTTCAACTCCGGTCGAGTCCCTCGAACTGCTGGTTCGGTGCTGTACTGTATCGAAGTGGCTTTACACTACAAAAGTAGCGACCACGCCTCAACTGTTGATATG GCTGTAAGTCGGATGCTTGAAGGGCTTGGATTTATCGAGGGCTTGGAGTTCCACGTGGACGTTGGTTACATGGAGTTCTTATTACGGGTGAAGCGTGTAGAAGAAGACGCGAGGGCCAATGGCATTTGGGACGCGCCTCACCCTTGGTTGAACATGCTCGTCTCTAAGAGGGACATCGCTGATTTTGATCGGACGGTGTTCAAGAAGATCTTGAGAGATGGGGTTGGTGGGCCCATGCTTGTCTACCCTCTGCTTCGAAGAAA GTGGGATGATCGAACCTCGGTGGTGATACCAGAAGGGGAAATCTTCTACCTAGTGGCATTGCTTCGGTTCGATCCTGCATATTCAAAGGACTCCGTCGTAGAAAAAATGGTTGCCCAGAACCAAGAAATCATACAGTGCTGTATGAAAAATGGGTTTGATTTCAAGTTGTATCTTCCTCATTATCAGTCGGAGGAAGGGTGGAAGCGACACTTTGGGAATCGGTGGACGAGGTTTGTGGAGAGGAAGGCGAGGTTTGATCCAATGGCCATCCTCGCTCCCGGCCAGAAGATCTTCTCCCGGAGCCGGCAACCCTAG